CCCACCAGGGCATTAGCTCCAATGGGGAGGGCAGCTTCTCTATTGCCGTGCCCGATACGGCAACGTTGGTTTTTTCGTCGGTCGGCTACGATTCCCAGACTGTCCACGTTCTGGCCCAGAACGTACTTACTATAACGCTCAAAGAGAACGCTCAGGCGCTGAATGAAGTCGTCGTAACTGCCCTGAACGTAACGCGCGAACGAAAAACCCTCGGCTATTCGGTAACCGAAATAAAAGGCGAGTCGCTGACCCAGGCACGGGAAACGAACATAACCAACTCGCTGGTAGGCAAGGTAGCCGGCCTCAACGTCAACTCCACGGCGGGCGGGCCGGGCTCGTCGAGCAACGTTATCATCCGGGGGGTGTCGAGTCTTAACCAGACCAACCAGCCGCTGTATGTTATCAACGGCGTGCCCGTGGAAAGTCAGCCCAGCACGGCGAATAGCGGCTCGCAATACGATAACTCGCCGGACCTGGGCGACCCTATTTCCAACATCAATCCTGACGACATCGAAACCATCTCGGTGTTGAAAGGGGCCGCGGCCTCGGCCCTGTACGGCTACCGGGCCAAGGCCGGCGTTATTCTGATAACGACCAAAAGTGCCCGGGGCAACGACGGTATTGAGCTCAACAGCAACTTTGTAGCTGAAAAAATATACAACCTTACCGACTGGCAGTATGAGTACGGCCAGGGCGCTAACAATATGAAGCCCACGACGGCCGTCGGGGCCGCGCAGGTCGGCAACTCCAGCTGGGGCGGCAAGCTCGACGGCTCCAGCGTGGTGCAGTTTGACGGCACTTCGCGGCCCTACGTGGCTCAGAAAGACAACCTGCAAAACTTCTACCGCACGGGCAGCAGCCTTACCAATACCCTGGCCTTCAATAAGAGCTTCGACGGGGGCTCAATACGTTTTTCGGCCAGCGACCTCTCAAACCGAGCCGTAGTGCCCAACTCGGGCCTTGACCGGCAGACCTTCAATTTTACGGGCACTTTCAACCCGTACAAGCACCTGAGCCTTGACGCGCGGGCCAACTACATTCTGGAGCAGGCCCACAACCGCCCCATCCTGGCCGACGGGGCCGGCAATGCCAACTTTAACGTCATCTTTCTGCCTACCAGCCTGGACGTGAGGACCCTGGCTCCGGGCACAAAACCCGATGGCACCGAGCTGGTGTACAACACGGGCAACCCCTACAATACCAACCCCTACTTCGCGGCCCACAACTTCGTCAACAACACCACGCGCGAGCGCCTGCTTTCGAACGTAACCGCCCGCTATACTCTGGACAACGGCTTGTTTTTGCAGGGCCGGGTAGGCCGCGACAGTTACACCGACCGCTACACCAGCGTTACGCCGTCGGGGACGGGCTACCTGCCGGGCGGCAAAATTATCGAGCTTTCTACCGATTTTACCGACCTGAACGTGGACGGGCTGGTTGGCAAGTCGTTCAAGGTTGGTGACAGTTTCACCTTTACGCCCAACCTGGGGGCCAGCTACCGCCGCACCAGGTCGGAAACCCTCCAGAACATCGGCAACAACCTGGCCATCTTCGGGGTGAACTCGCTTAATAACGCGAATGACAAATCGTCGCAGGTTTTCCCGAGCGACCAGGAAATTCAGTCCGTTTACGGCTCCCTGGACCTGTCTTACCGCGAATATTTGTTCGTCACGGCCACCACCCGCCGCGACTGGTTCTCGACGCTGGCAACGCCGGGCCGGGACAACAACCTGGGTATTACGTACCCAGGGGTGAGCGCCTCGTTTGTGTTCTCTGAGCTTTGGAAACCGGATTTTCTGTCTTTCGGCAAAATTCGGGCGGGCTATTCGCGGGTCGGCCAGGCTACTATTCCTTACCAGACGCAGCTGAGCTACGCGCTGCTGCCCGTTACGCTCAACGGCCGCCCGCTGGGCACCCCCAGCAACGTCAACATCCCAAACAGCGACCTGCTGCCCTCCAGCGCTACCGAGCTTGAGGTAGGCACCGAGCTGGCCTTCGTGCAAAACCGGGTGCGCCTGGACCTGACCGTTTACAAGAAAAAATCGTCGAATGAGATTACGTTTGCCCCGGCTTCTATCAGCTCGGGCTACCAGGGCGCGGTGCTGAACGCGGGCGAGATGGAAAACAAAGGCGTGGAAATGCTGCTGACCGTGCTGCCGGTGAAAACGGCGGCCTTTACCTGGACCTCGTCGCTTAATGCCGCTTACAATAAAAACACCGTGCTCTCGCTGGCCGCCGGCCAAACGCAATCAGTGTATGCTACGTCGCGCTCGGGGGTAGGCTACATGGCGCAGATAGTGGGCAAGCCATTTGGGCAGGTAATGGCCTACGACAACAAGTATAATACCGATGGCAGCATTGCCACTACTACCAACGGCGTGCCCGCCCGCGGCGACCTGACCGCCTACGGCACGGCGTTTCACCCCCTGACCGGCGGCTGGAGCAACGACTTTACCATGGGCCACTTCAACCTGGGCGTGCTGATTGATGGAAAATTCGGGGGCAAGATTTTTTCGGCTACCGACTACTACGCCACTGTTTTTGGCCTGCGCAAGGAAACGCTGGTGAACCGTGAAGGCACCTTCGGCACCGACAAGATTGACGCCGCGACTTACTACGGTACGCTGGCCAATAACGTGTCCAAAGACTTTGTGCAGGATGCCAGCTTTATCAAGCTGCGGCAGGTAACGCTGGGCTACTCCTTTCCCACCGCCATGTTTAACAACCACATTCAGCGCCTGACGCTGAGCCTAGTGGCCCGCAACCTGGCCTTTTTGATGCGCAAGACCGACAACATTGACCCTGAAGGCAGCTACAACGCCTTTTCGCAGGGCCTGGAGCTGGGTGGGGTGCCGCCGTCGAAAACGTACGGTCTTAACCTGAGCGCCAAATTCTAGTGTTTTCAATCCGGCTATTTTTAACCAGCTCTCTTATGAAACGCATTTTCCCCACCTATACCCTGCTGTCGGCCGCAATCCTGGCAGTAGCCAGTGGCTGCACCAAGAGCTTCGACGATATTAACACCAACCCCTCGACGTACAGCCAGGCAAACTTTGACGCCAACTACCTGCTGACGACGGCGCAGCTGGGGTATACCGGCAGCGCCGACTTTGCCTACGAAACCTGGCGCGCCAACCTGATTTACAGCTCCACCATGATTCAGGGGCTCTCGACCGTGGTCAGCTACTGGGCGGGCGATAAGTATCTGCTCAACGAGTCATACACGGCGGCTTACTGGGGCATTAATACCGACGGGGCCTACGCCGAGCAGGTAAAGCCGATTACCGACTTAGTACAATCTACCGACGGCAAGGTCAAGTACAAAAACCTGCACCAGGTAGGTCGCATCATGCGGGCCCTGATTATGGAGCGTATTACGGACCTCTACGGCGATGTGCCGTACTCGCAGGCCGGCATGGGCTACTACACGGGCGTCATCACCCCCAAATACGACAAGCAGCAGGACATTTACACCGACCTGCTAAAGGAAGTGTCGGAGGCCACGGCAGCCCTCGACCCCACGGCTGACATTCCTTCGGGCGATGTATTTTACAAAGGCAATATTCAGCAGTGGCAGCGCTTTGGCAACTCGCTGCTGCTGCGCATTGCCATGCGCCTGACTAAGGTAGACCCCGCCACGGCCCAGAAGTATGCTACTCAGGTGCAGGGCAAAACCATGCAGAGCGATGCCGACAATGCGTTTGTGCTGCACGACGTGTCGGGGGCCAGAGTCACGCAGAACCGCAACAGCCAGGTACTGCTCGGCGACGGCGGCCAGGAAAACTACTACGTGAAATGGTCGAAAACCTTTATTGATTTCCTAAAATCGACCAACGACCCGCGCTTGTCGAAAATCGCCGTCACGCAGCTCTACCTCAAAGACGTAAGCAAAGACCAGAATCCGGGGGCTATCGCTACGGCAGCCGTGCAGAAAGGCATGCCCAATGGCAAAGACCTGAGCGGCCGGGCCGGCTTCGATATCTCGACCGACCCCACCTACACCTCGTTTCCCGATTACTCGTCGCCTAGCCCTGGCATGATAAAGCGCAACGGCCCCACGTTTATCCTCACCTACGGCGAGTCGGAGCTGCTGCTGGCTGAGGCAGCTCAGCGCTGGGGACTGGGCAGCGCCTCGCAGCACTATGCCGCCGGCGTTACCTCGGCCTGCAGCTACCTGAGCCAGTACGACCCCACCCTGACCGTAGCCGCCGCCGACATCAGTACCTACCTCACCGCTAACCCTTACAACGCGAGCCAGGGGCTACAACAGATTAACTCGCAGTACTGGGCCCTGACCAACACCATGCTCGATTTTTACGAGTCGTGGTCGAACTGGCGGCGTAGTGGCTATCCCACCCTCACGCCCGTGGTGTACCCCAACAATGCGACCAACGGCCAGATTCCGCGCCGCTTCCCCTACCCCATCTCCGAGACCACGACCAACCCCGACAACTACAAAGCAGCCAGTGCCGCCGTGCCGGGCGGCGACAACCTGATGGGCCGCGTGTACTGGGATAAATAACCACGCCTTTTACGCAGGTTATTATACCTCAAAATAGCACGTCATGCGCCGCCCGGCGAAGCATGACGTGCTATTCTTTTAGTTGTCCAACTTACTTACGAACGCTTTTTTCGTCCTTAGCAGCTTATGGTTTTCAGCTTTTCATTCATCCCCCGGCTTGTTGGTTTACTGGCAGTAAGCTTATTGGCAGCCGCGCCCGCGCGGGCGCAGCCGGCCGAGGTGCCCGCGCAAAGCCTGGGGTTGGTGCCGCTGCCCCGCCAGGTAAAAGCGTACGCCGCCACCTACGCGCTGCCTCAAAAAATCAGCCTCTACGCAGTGAGCAAGGACGAGCTGAACGTGGCAGGGCTGCTGAAAGAAATGCTGGCGCCCCTGGGCAAAATCGTGACGCTGACCACCAACCGCCAGCAGGCGCAGATTAAGCTGCTCACGGCCCCTACTGCCCACCCTGAGGGCTATCAGCTGGTAGTAGACAAAGCCGGCGTGCGGATAACGGCGGCGGGCGGCGCGGGGCTTTTTTACGGCAGCCAAACCCTTCTTCAGCTGCTGCCAGCCCGGCCAACGGCCACTGCGCGCGTGCCTTATGTACGTATTACCGACGAGCCGGCTTTTCGGTGGCGGGGCGGTATGCTCGATGTGTGCCGACACTTCTTTTCGGTGGGGTCTGTGAAAAAGTATATCGACTTCCTGGCGGCTTACAAGCTCAATACTTTTCATTGGCACCTCACCGACGACCAGGGCTGGCGTATCGAGATTAAAAAATACCCTAAGCTGACCCAAATCAGTGCTTTTCGCAAGGAAACCCTGCTCGGTGCCCAACAATTATTTAAATCGCCGGCCGATTTTAAGTACGACGGCCAGCCCTACGGCGGCTTCTACACGCAGGCCGAAATCCGCGACGTGGTAGCTTATGCCGCGCGGCGCTAC
The sequence above is drawn from the Hymenobacter baengnokdamensis genome and encodes:
- a CDS encoding SusC/RagA family TonB-linked outer membrane protein, whose translation is MKKITWLTFLLLLGLQGLVQAQTRTVSGKVTDVKGAGIPGVTIIVRGTHQGISSNGEGSFSIAVPDTATLVFSSVGYDSQTVHVLAQNVLTITLKENAQALNEVVVTALNVTRERKTLGYSVTEIKGESLTQARETNITNSLVGKVAGLNVNSTAGGPGSSSNVIIRGVSSLNQTNQPLYVINGVPVESQPSTANSGSQYDNSPDLGDPISNINPDDIETISVLKGAAASALYGYRAKAGVILITTKSARGNDGIELNSNFVAEKIYNLTDWQYEYGQGANNMKPTTAVGAAQVGNSSWGGKLDGSSVVQFDGTSRPYVAQKDNLQNFYRTGSSLTNTLAFNKSFDGGSIRFSASDLSNRAVVPNSGLDRQTFNFTGTFNPYKHLSLDARANYILEQAHNRPILADGAGNANFNVIFLPTSLDVRTLAPGTKPDGTELVYNTGNPYNTNPYFAAHNFVNNTTRERLLSNVTARYTLDNGLFLQGRVGRDSYTDRYTSVTPSGTGYLPGGKIIELSTDFTDLNVDGLVGKSFKVGDSFTFTPNLGASYRRTRSETLQNIGNNLAIFGVNSLNNANDKSSQVFPSDQEIQSVYGSLDLSYREYLFVTATTRRDWFSTLATPGRDNNLGITYPGVSASFVFSELWKPDFLSFGKIRAGYSRVGQATIPYQTQLSYALLPVTLNGRPLGTPSNVNIPNSDLLPSSATELEVGTELAFVQNRVRLDLTVYKKKSSNEITFAPASISSGYQGAVLNAGEMENKGVEMLLTVLPVKTAAFTWTSSLNAAYNKNTVLSLAAGQTQSVYATSRSGVGYMAQIVGKPFGQVMAYDNKYNTDGSIATTTNGVPARGDLTAYGTAFHPLTGGWSNDFTMGHFNLGVLIDGKFGGKIFSATDYYATVFGLRKETLVNREGTFGTDKIDAATYYGTLANNVSKDFVQDASFIKLRQVTLGYSFPTAMFNNHIQRLTLSLVARNLAFLMRKTDNIDPEGSYNAFSQGLELGGVPPSKTYGLNLSAKF
- a CDS encoding SusD/RagB family nutrient-binding outer membrane lipoprotein, whose amino-acid sequence is MKRIFPTYTLLSAAILAVASGCTKSFDDINTNPSTYSQANFDANYLLTTAQLGYTGSADFAYETWRANLIYSSTMIQGLSTVVSYWAGDKYLLNESYTAAYWGINTDGAYAEQVKPITDLVQSTDGKVKYKNLHQVGRIMRALIMERITDLYGDVPYSQAGMGYYTGVITPKYDKQQDIYTDLLKEVSEATAALDPTADIPSGDVFYKGNIQQWQRFGNSLLLRIAMRLTKVDPATAQKYATQVQGKTMQSDADNAFVLHDVSGARVTQNRNSQVLLGDGGQENYYVKWSKTFIDFLKSTNDPRLSKIAVTQLYLKDVSKDQNPGAIATAAVQKGMPNGKDLSGRAGFDISTDPTYTSFPDYSSPSPGMIKRNGPTFILTYGESELLLAEAAQRWGLGSASQHYAAGVTSACSYLSQYDPTLTVAAADISTYLTANPYNASQGLQQINSQYWALTNTMLDFYESWSNWRRSGYPTLTPVVYPNNATNGQIPRRFPYPISETTTNPDNYKAASAAVPGGDNLMGRVYWDK